From the Globicephala melas chromosome 8, mGloMel1.2, whole genome shotgun sequence genome, the window CCTGGACAGCTGTCAGCCCCCGGGACAGAGGGGGGCGGCGCCCTCGCGCACACACGCGGGCACAAAGACCCGCGCGCCCACGCTCCACCCTGCGGCTCCAGGCGGCGCCTCTGCCCGggctgcacgcacacacacactccacctgCACACTCCCCGGCCTCTCGGGCACACCGGACGCTCAGGGCCGCGCGCGCCGGGCCAAGGCCCCCAGAGGCCCACACACTtgtgtgcacacactcacatacgCACATACCCAGACCGCGGGGCCACCGCGCAGCGCCCACTGCCCAGACACCGCACCCCCGCCACTCGCTCCCACGGCCTCCCCGCGTCTTCACGCCGACGCCTCGGAGCGTGACGGGCGGCGGCTGGATGCGCGGCCGCAGAACTCCCAGAGGCGCCCACGAACGGGGAGGTGGGCGCCTCTGCCGGCCGGTCGCCCCCTGCGCGCCCCAGCCCCGGAGCCCGGCCGGCGCCCTTCGCCGCCCCGCACTCCCTCTCCGCGCCAGCGCGCCCGCCCTCTCCGCCCCACACTCACTGTCTGCCCcgctgcggctgcggctgcggctgcggccCGGGCTCCGGCACGGCCTCGCCGGTGCCTGCCGGCTGGGCCGCggaggcggcggcagcggcagggGCGGAGCGGGCGGCCGCCGGTGCTGGGACCCCCTCCCGCCGCCAGaagcccccctcctccctcatttAACCCCTCCAGCGCCGCGCTTCCCTCTGCTGTGCCTCGCCCTCGCCTCCGGCGCAGCTCTCCGCAGACCCTTACCTGCGGCTGCCCAGCCCCCCAATCCTGGCCGGTCCCGGGAGATGAGTGGCAGAGGAGCCCGGGAGGGGTCGCCGTTGGGTCAGGCCTGGAGTCTCAGACCGGGGCCCTGGTTCTGCCCTGTTGGCCAGCCAGCGTGGCCAGCGGCACGGCCCCAACTTGGACATCAGCCGGCTCACCTCTTCGGACAGGCTCCACTCTAATCTCCCAGCATCTTCCAGGCCCACTACCAGGTGGGAAGGGCCCTCAGCTCCCCGCCCCGAGGGACAGCCTGGCCCTTGGGCTCTGCACTCATGAGGGAGGAGACCCCAGGGGACAAAGGGGTGGGGGATCCCCTGGGGCAACCTGTAATTGGCCGAGGTAGGGTTGGGACCAAGCTCTGGGAAATCAAGGTGGGGCACCTCCTGCATCCCCATCTTTTGTTCCTCACTTCCATGCCCATCCCCCAGCCAGGAGCTGGTGCCAGcactccctcccccactgtcTGAACAGCAGGGCCCTGGCAGGTCCTGGAACTCATCTCCTCTCTGCTCTTACCCATTTCTTTACAACTCGGATCTTGCCAAAGACCCTCCTCTTGCCTGGGGGCCTCAGCCTTCACGTGGGTGGTTTTAAGCATGGGCTCTAAGGCTGGCCATCCTCTACCAGTAGGGGGCCTAGACAGGTTACCgaactctccccacctcccagtccccacttacagaaaagaaaagggatgACTCTCCCCTCAGGCTGCTGTTCTGAGCATTAAAGTGGTTGGCATTTGTAAATGCTGGAAACAGAGCCTGGCACTCACAACTAAGTGCCCTACAAATGTTGGCAATTTTCCTTTCAACAAAAAGTGTTGGTCCAGTTTTGAGCCGACTCTCTGAGTCTCAGATGCGGCCTGCTGCTTACGAGAGCCCCAGGTGAAGGGTTTCAAGACAGGCTCCGTGCTAGGCCCCAGGAACTCCCAGGAGCTGGAACAATTGGCCACACACATGGGCAGGAGACAGACCCTCTGATAAATGACTCCCGGCCGAGGGACAGATGACATCTGTAAGGGCTGTGACTACAGAGGGCAGTGGCTGCACTATTAGGGACAGTCAGGGAAGGGGCCCCCCAGGACCACCAGGCAGGCTGTGTCGGGGCAGACCAACCATCTGGCCAAATCCACACCTGCTAGGGAGATGGGGGCTGCTTGGTTACTGGCCAGCTCCTCCTCCGCAGGCCTTGGACTAACTCCTGGACCTGAAGGCCAGGTTGGGCATAATGACAGGGAAACAGGGTCTCTAGAAATCCCTACCCACTAAGGGTAACAGGCATAAGAGCCATGCAATCACTGTGCCAAGGGACCCGGGAGGGGGGGACACAGTTCCCTGACCTGGAGATGGTAGGCTTCATAAAGGAGGTGAAATTTGAAGATCTTgaggaaagaatagaaattattcaAGCGGCGAGGGGACTGGAGTGGTCTCTCTTCTGGTCTCTCTTCCCCTCAGACTGCAGGCTCCTCCGTCTCCTCACCCACCAGCCTCGGGGGAGATAAAtggcccctgcccagcccagcagcCCCCCTCAAGGGCCGGTGTCTGATCGGCCTTAGACCAAACAGGCAACGGTGTGAGAAACACAAGCAGACAACTGACAGACAGTGAATAGACTCGGGGCACACACTGTTTATTGAGTGGCAGGCGCAGGAGAGGTAGCTGGCTCTGGTGTGGAAGCAGAGGTGGTAGATCATGCCAGGCTGCTATGAGCCTCTGGCAGCCAGGGCCATGCCCCCCATCCTCGGGGACAGCACAAGCTCACTACAACAGGAGTAGCAAGGAGCCGGCCTGGGAAAGAGGCAGCCACAGCCCCCGGGATCCCGGGCAAGAAGCGGCAGATGAACTTGGCACAggggtctggggtgggagggactggGGTCTGGGTGTTCTGCGGGGAGATGAAGGGGGATCACGTCTGTGGGGTAGAGTAGAGACTGTGATGGTGGCTGCCTGGTCCCAGAACCTGGGAGAAGAGCAGAGGAGTGGTCCGCGTCTGGCTGCCCCCGCACCAGCCTGGCTCCCGCCCGATGGCACCGTACCAGCTGCTGGAGCCTAGGCTGCCTGACATGCTGCAGGCAGAGAAACAGGCTCAGTCCCACGGCAGTCACTAGGACCACAGTCGCaagagttgggggagggagagacatcTGGAAGAGCCCAGTGACCCAGACCTCTCTGACTATGGCAAACTTCATCTTGGAGGGAGAGGTGGAGGCTTCAGCAATAGCAAACcacaggggacctcacctggtaCAGATCGTGGCACGGGTGGGGGTGTGGGAAGGCCCAGCTGTAGGTCCCCATGGCTCAGTGGGGCAACCCGGGAGCCCAGGGCTCCTGAGGTGGAACCGGGACTCCTACCTGGTGCTCTCACCCCGGCTGTGCTCCCAAGAGCAGCCCTCATCCTCGCAGTGTGCCCGGTCGAAGAAGTAGGAACGGGAGCCAAAGACCTGCCCGTTGAGGATGCGGCTGGTGCTCTGGGGGAGGGAGCCGCCATTGATgcttcctcctgccccccactgccctcccccaacccccagaacCCAGCCCAGGTACCCCCAGTGCCGCCCCTCTCCACTGGCCCTCACCAGGTCCTGCGGGGGCCGGTGCACCCGGAAGAAGCCCACCAGCAGGGTGGTGGGCAGCAGCTCCCACACAAAGAGGATGAGGCCAAACACCAGGTAGCCTTTGTTCCCCAGGTCGTTCACCAGGTCCgcctgtggggaggcaggggctgtGCCAACCTGCAGTCGTGCCAATGGGGCACCCAGACAGGGCCCAGGCCAGCTTGGGGccaagagccacagctactgaggagGCGGCAGACGTGCCGAATGCCCACCTGATCAGAGACGTTGTACCAGTCATAATCGAAGGCGTCCAGCCGGCTCCGGGGGGCCAAGGCCAGGGCCGCCAGGTTGTAGCAGGCCCGGCTGGCATAGAGCAGAACCATGGCGCCACCCATCGCAGCTGCCTGGCACACGCTGGTCCCCTGGCACAGATGACAACAGAGGATCCTTAGGGAGGGTAGGCTCCGGCTTTCTCTCTACTCTGAAGACCCCAAACACCCCACAGGACACTCAGGCATCAGCCCTTGTGGCCCTACCTTGGCCTCCAGGTAGATGCTGGTGGAGGGAGCCCGCCGGGCGACAAGGCAGAGGCAGGCGGCAAGAGAGAGTGCGCAGATAACAAACAGGGAGTCGCTCACCAGGACGCGCACCAGCAGGAGGGCCCAGGGCTGTGCCCGGCGCCGGCGGGACAGCACTGCACACAGCACATTCACCAGCAGAAAGAGCAGCGAGGCCCCCACGAAGGCCCCTCGGACAGCCAGCCTGCGGCCCACAACACGGTCAGCCCCAGAAGACCACCCTTGGCGCTCCCCAACCACCCAGCCTCCCCCAGGAGACCCCGGTGTCCATCAGAACCTCAGGTCATCCAGTCTGAACCCTGCTCCtctagttttacagatgaggaaactgaagctaaaGGGGTCAGAAGATGACTGACGGCTGTGGTACAGCAGAAAGAGCACTGGATTGGGAGTCAGGAATCTGGGTTTAAGCCCTGGCTGTGCCTCCTGCCAGGTGTGTGATCATGAACATGTTGCTTTACCTTGCTGGGCCTCAGTGTCGTCGCCTCTCAAATGGGGCTAATAACAGCTTCACAGGTAAGTTGTAAAAATTAAAGATGTTTGTGAAAGCTCTTAATAAACTGTGAGATGTTATACAAATGACAAGAGTAtcactgcccaaggtcacccagaagTGCCCTTTGGCTTTGGAGTTTCCAAGGGCTGGAGCCTCCAACTCTTCCTCCATCATGGATGACATTGGTACCCTCTCCCTTCACAGTATGTCAACTGTTTCTATTATAGTTGTCCTTCACATGTGCAATGCCCCTGCTGAGCCATCTGCACCAGATGCCTAACTCTTCCAAGCTTTTCACAAATATTCTGGGTTGTCCTCGCCTCAGACCTAccagggaggaaggaatggaCACCGGGCTTCTCCCTGCCCCTGACCTGGAGGCTGAACCCACCAGTGTCCCGAGTACTTACAAGCCTCGGCTCATCTCTGGCCGACGCTTTGCCTTGGCCTTGAACACCACCTGGGAGCAGAGATGCCCATCATTCTTTGGGGCCCTTGGGGCTTGCCACCCCATTGCCCGCCCCCACCCGTCACCATGGTTACCTGGGCAAAGTAGAGGTTCATAAGCGTCAGTGTGAAGAACTGGAGGCAGACAGGACAGCAGTAGAGAAGCCAGAAGGGCAGTGGCCCCAGACGGTTGGCTCGGGGTGTATCTCGAAAGTAGAAGGAGAAGAGGGTGGTACGCAAGGCAGCCCAGAGCAGACAGAGTGCCAGGAACACCGTCTGATAGCTGAGACGCTTGTGCCCATACAGGAGCACCAGCCAGAGCTGGGCATAGACGGAGAAGAAGAGCAGGGCGTACAGAGTGGTGTAGGCCGCAGTCAGCCCCAGGGTCACGGCGGGCGGCAGCGCAGGCACCAGCCCAGCAGCAGGCACCAGGCCAGACAGGTTACTCTCCATGTCAGGGAGGGAGGCCTGAATCCCggagacagagatggaggggCTGGCAGGGGGCCAGGGAAATAAATACGGAGGGGTGGGAGTTGTAGGGTGCAGAGACAGAGATGGGGAGCTCAGGGGGAAAGAAGTTGTGGCTGGCCAGGCCCTCCCCCCCTGAATAGAGGGACCCTTGCCTTTGCGGGGCGCAGGCAACCTGGGCCCCTCACTCAGGGGTGTGGAAGGACAGCCTTTCCTCTCCAGGGCAGAGGGGGATGGGAGCACTGCTCTCTGGGCCAGCCTCAGagccgggggtggggagaggggtggaggtGCAGAGTCTGAAGAAGAGGGGTCCCTGGTCTTGGTCGCTGGAGTCGTCCTGGCAGGAGGGGGAGAGCCGGCCAACGCCAGTCTGCTCAGGGTAGCGGCCGCTGCTGGGGACGCTCAACGCCtggctctccccctccccaaactGGGGGACTCTTTCCCCTCCAACAATCCGGATGGGGAGGGCCTCTGCCTTCCGTCCTCGGGATTCCGGAcgctgcccccacccaccccccactgcGTCTACTCCCCAGCCGCGGGGGGCGGGAGGAGGCCGACGCCGGGTCCTCAGGCCGCCGATGGGTAGCCGGCTCCGGTCGCTGGGACGCGGGGCTCCGGCTCCCCGGCTCCCGCTGCTCCGCCCCCTCCTGCGCCTGCGCGGCCGCCGTTCGCTACGCAAATTGCTCAGAGTCTGGCCCCTGCTACGCAGAACCGCGCCGCACCCGGCGCGGAACCGTTCGAGAATTGGCGCGACTTGCGCCGCCGGCGGGCGTCAGGGGTTACAAGAGGCGGCGAGCGACCGTGACGCTCGGGCTGCGCCGCGTCCGGCCAGTGCCCGGGTGGGCACTGCCCGCGGCCAGCTGCCCTTGCTTCTTTGGGGGGCCGGCAGTTCCCATGCTTCTCTTCCCCATCCTCAAATCGAGATCATGCCGCCCGACCCGGGGCGGTAACGACTTCCCTTCACCCGGTCTCTGAACGAAACTTCCGCCCTCAGCCAAGATGGCCTCCGGGGCCCGCCCCCGGGCCTTATCCCGCCTGGCCCCGCAGCCCGCGCTAGCCGGCCCGCGCACTCCCTGGCCGGCGGCGATTCCCGCTCACCTGGCCCGCCGTCTGCCAGGCGCGAGGCTCCGCGAGTCCTATGGTCACCCTTATAGGGGCCCCTGTCCCTTCTGCGCCGGGGCAGTCATCCTGCCAGGGCGGAGGCTCCCTCTCTTATCTCGAGTGCTCCCGAGTTGGCGCGGGGAGTGGCGCCCCTGATGCGGGCGGTGCGAGGTTTCCACCgcgggaagaagggagggggacTTCCCGAGCCGGCCACCCGGTTCTGACGGAGCAGTGACAACAACAACAGTT encodes:
- the GPR137 gene encoding integral membrane protein GPR137 — translated: MESNLSGLVPAAGLVPALPPAVTLGLTAAYTTLYALLFFSVYAQLWLVLLYGHKRLSYQTVFLALCLLWAALRTTLFSFYFRDTPRANRLGPLPFWLLYCCPVCLQFFTLTLMNLYFAQVVFKAKAKRRPEMSRGLLAVRGAFVGASLLFLLVNVLCAVLSRRRRAQPWALLLVRVLVSDSLFVICALSLAACLCLVARRAPSTSIYLEAKGTSVCQAAAMGGAMVLLYASRACYNLAALALAPRSRLDAFDYDWYNVSDQADLVNDLGNKGYLVFGLILFVWELLPTTLLVGFFRVHRPPQDLSTSRILNGQVFGSRSYFFDRAHCEDEGCSWEHSRGESTSMSGSLGSSSWYGAIGREPGWCGGSQTRTTPLLFSQVLGPGSHHHSLYSTPQT